Genomic window (Deltaproteobacteria bacterium):
GCCACCGACGGAGGCATACCTGCAGCGAAGCCGAATCCTTCCCAGATTATCGGTGTCACCGAGGCATTGAAAAAGGTCAACATTTCCAAGCCGATTATTAATCTTGACCTCTGTCCCGTCAACCCGGAATATCTCGTCGGCGTAGTCGTTAATTTCCTCCTCCTCGGGAAACTCCCCGAACTTGACAGCTTCGGAAGGCCGAAAATGTTCTACGGTCAGACGATTCACGACAACTGCGAACGGCGGGCGCACTTTGACGCCGGCAGGTTCGTGGAAAAATTCGGGTCTCAGGAAGAGGCCCTCTCATATTGCCTGTACAAGGTGGGCTGCAAAGGACCGATGACCTATTCGGCATGCCCGAAGATACAATTTAACGCCCGGACGAGTTGGTGTATCAAAGCCGGAGGTCCTTGCATCGGCTGCGCCGAGCGGGGCTGGACGGATAAATTTGCCGGGTTCTATGAGCCGCTTCCCGGCGTCAAGATACCTGGTTTGGGCGGTGTTGAGGCAGGCGCTGACAAACTCGGCGCGGTAGCAGCAGTGGCAACGGCTGCAGGCATAGCAATACATGCCGCCATTACAGCGGCTTCAGGCAGGACCAAAGGAAAAAACGGAGGTGAAAAATAATGGCCAGGATTACTATTGACCCACTTACAAGAATTGAAGGACACCTGAAGATCGACGTTGAGATCGAAGGCGGTAAAGTAAAGGATGCATGGACGACCGGCACATTGTTTCGGGGCTTCGAGATCATTCTGCATGGCAGGGACCCGAGGGATGCCTGGCACATTACTCAGCGTATCTGCGGTGTCTGTCCCACCTCCCACGGCCATGCCTCCAGTATGAGCATGGACGATGCCTTTAAGGTGAAACCGCCGGACAACGGCCGGATCATCAGGAACATCATTGAAGGTGCGCAGTTTGTTCACTCCCATATCCTCTGGTTCTACCATTTGAATGCTCTTGACTACGTTGATGTCGTCTCAGCACTCAAGGCGCAGCCCAAAGAGGCCTCGCTTAAGAAAGTCCAGAAGAAGCTTAAATCGTTTGTAGAATCCGGTCAGCTCGGCCCCTTTGCAAATGCGTACTGGGGCCATCCGGCATACAAGCTGCCGGCGGATGTGAACCTACTTGCTGTTGCGCACTATCTCGAAGCGCTCGAGATGCAGGCAAAGGCTGCTCAGGTCAGTGCACTCTTCGGCGGAAGGATGCCGATGACCATGACGAGCCCTCCGGGAGGCGTTACGCATGTGCCGACCGTTGATGACCTGAAGAACTACCTGTACCGCGTGAAGGAGCTTCAGGACTGGATTGACAATGTGTTCATCACTGATGTCCTTGCCATTGCTCCGTTCTATCTCGATTATGCAGCAGTCGGGAAAGGGCCCGCTAACTTCCTTTCCTGGGGCGGGTTCGAGGACGCATCGTTTGATCCCAAGAAACGGCTCCTTCCGAGGGGTGTGTTATACGCTTCGGACTTCCCGAAAGTTCACGAGGCCAAGCCTGAGGACGTTATGGAGCATACGATGCACGGTTGGTATAAGAACGCCAAGCCCCTCAACCCGAGCGTCGGGGTAACGGATCCCGAATATAGCGGATACGATCCCAACAAGAAATACACTTGGGCAAAGGCGCCCCGGTTGAAGAACAAACCTATGGAAGTCGGAGCACTCGCCCGGATGCTCGTGGCATATGCTTCAGGCCAGCCCACGGCAACAAAGATGATCAACAGCACCCTGGCCGCGATTGGGCATGCTAATAAACCCGAGGTACTCCTTGGTGTCATCGGAAGGATCGCAGCGCGGGCGTTGGAGTGCAAGATGGTGGCAGACTCCATGTTCCAATGGGGTCTCGATATTGCCGAGAACATCAAGAAGGGAAATGCAGCAGTCTACAAGGAGTATACTATCCCCGATAAGGCCCAGGGAATAGGCCTCTGGGAGGCGCCTCGTGGCGCTCTCGGACACTGGATCGACGTGGACGGGAAGAAAATCAAAAATTACCAGTGCGTCGTACCGACGACCTGGAATTGCTCTCCTCGTGACGACAGCGGCGTACGCGGGCCCATTGAAGACGCCTTGATCGGCACCAAGGTTGTGAATGCAGAGAAGCCGCTCGAAATCTTGCGCGTGGTCCACTCCTTCGATCCGTGTCTTGCATGCACTGTGCATGTGATCCATCCCGAATCGAACCGGATCATGGATTTCAAAGTCAGTTAAAGGAGGATGCCATGGAAAAAGAAAAAGTACGGGAGTGGAGCCTTGGCTACCTCCTGGATCATTGGACTAGGGTCGTAGCCATCGTGGTGTTAATTTTCACCGGCTTCTATATTCACTGGCCGTTTATAGCCGGGGGGCCGGAAAGCTTCATCATGGCCTGGATGCGGTTTTTCCATTTCGTTGCAGCCTATGCGCTCATACTGGGTCTCGTGGTGAGAGTATATATGGCATTCCGTTCGACGTTTGACAGCGACTGGAAGGATTTTGGGATTATCCAGAACATAAAGAACGTTCCGGATATTCTCAGCTACTATCTTTTCATCAACAAATCGCATAAGGACTATCGGAAGTACAACCCGCTGCAGGCGCTTGCCTACTTGTTTCTAGGCGTTGTGATAGTCTTTTCGGCATTAACGGGCCTTGCCGTCTATCATGGGAATTTGTTCGGGTTCATTCCGGCGCCTGACAGCTTCCGATGGGTAAGCACGATGCTCGGCGGTGAGTCTTACACGCGGATATGGCACATCCTCACGATGTGGGTATTTATAATCTTTGTGCTTGTCCACGTGTACTTGAGCCTTATGGCGTCCCTGGTGAACAAAGATAATACCTTCACCTCTATCTTTACAGGCTTTAAGCTCAAAAAACACTAAACGAATATGGTTTCTGACGAACAGCTACGGGGAGGCGTGAATGCGCCTCCCCGAAATGTTTTAATTCTGGGTGTAGGAAATCTGCTGCTCACCGATGACGGTTTTGGCGTCCATGTCATCAATGCCCTCAAGAATACCGCATTCCCCGAAAACATCACATTGCTCGAGGCAGGAACAGTCAGTCACCAATTGATCCCTATGCTGCGAGAGATCGACGTTCTTATTGTCGTGGACGTGGTTGAGGCCGGTGATACGCCTGGGTCCATATTTAAATTCTCGCCTGATGACCTGCAGTTCAAGTCCGAACAGAAGTTCTCGCTTCACCAGATCAGTCTTATCGATGTTCTTCATATGGCAGAGATGACGGGAGGAAAACCGAAGACCATCATCATCGCTGTCCAACCCAAAGATGTTTCTTCATGGTCTCTTGAACTGAGCAATGAAGTCAGGGCCGTAATCCCGAAAGTCGTGGAGTTGATATTCGAGGAACTGAAAAAGGAACAGGCTCTCCCAGCATGAGGGATCAGGCCTTTTGGAACACTCCTTCCGGCGCATAAAAATAGTCCAATACAGGTCTTGACATGACATCCAATATGTGGGATAAAAGATCAGCATTATTTTAAGTGATCTTATTTATTCGATTGCAAGATAGGAACGATCAATGTGTCTCGCCATTCCCGCACGTGTTATCAGTATGGATGATCTTATCGCTACGATTGATGTATACGGCGCTCGCAGGCAGGTGAGCCTCATGCTTCTGCCGGAGGAACCTCGGATAGGGGACTATGTCCTTGTTCATGCAGGTTTCGCGATTAAAAAGATTGAGAAAGAACGAGTCGAATCAGGAGAAATCATGCACGAAGCATCCATTGCCCTCAGTATTCTTGATATCGTACAGTCCAAATGCTTGGAGGAGGGCTATAACTCCGTGGACTCGATCAGGGTCCGGATCGGAAAGGCAGCCGGCATCCTCCCCGATGCCCTGGTCTTCGCCTTCGATGCTGCGAAAATCGATTCGATAGCCAACAACGCGAAACTCGAGATTGAGTCTGTTTCCGTCGGCGGTACCTGCAACGACTGCAAAAAAGCATTTAACGCTGCGGAAGGCGCTCAGTTCATGTTTGCCTGTCCCCATTGCGGTTCTAAATCCTTTGAGATCACCAGCGGCCGAGAGATGGAGATTGTTCATATGGAGGCAAACGTATGAAGGTGAAAGTGGTAACTCGCATACTTGAGGCGAATGACCGTATCGCCGAAGAGAACAGAAAGCGATTCGCAGATGCGGGTGTATATGTCGTTAACCTCATGGGCGCTCCCGGCGCAGGCAAGACCACGCTTCTCGAAAAAACCATTCAAGCCCTCAAGCCGCATCTGAAGATCGGCGTGATCGAAGGGGACATCGTCGGGAGCGATGACGCTGAGCGCATCGGCGCCCTCGACGTTCCTGTTGTGCAAATCAACACCGGGGGAGCATGTCATCTTGATGCAAATATGATCAGCGAAGTGCTCTCTGAACTTCCGCTTAAAGAACTGGACGTGCTTATCATCGAGAACGTGGGGAACCTCGTCTGCCCGGCCGAGTTCAACGTCGGCGAACACATGAAGATGATGGTACTCTCCGTAGCCGAGGGTCATGATAAGCCGCTCAAGTATCCGCTCATGTTCCGCGAATCAAAAGCCCTGGTACTGAACAAGATCGATCTTCTGCCGTACATGAATACGGACATTACAAAGGTGAGGAACGACTCGCTGGGTCTCAATCCAAAATTGAACATCTTCGAGGTCTCCTGCACCACGGGGTCGGGATAGACAGATGGGCCAAATGGCTCTCCGGGCTCAGATCATAGTCAAAGGCATCGTGCAGGGTGTCGGCTTCAGGCCCTTTGTCTATAACCTTGCAGGGTCACTCGATCTCAAAGGATATGTGACCAACACGAGCGAGGGCGTCTTTATCGACGTCGAGGGAACAGGAATCTCAGAGTTCATCCGGAGACTTAAAAATGAAGCGCCGCCGCTCTCGCAGATAACCGAAGTTTCCGTTAATCCCCATCCCTTTCACGGTTTTTCCGATTTTTCCATCCACAAGAGCACTGATCAGGCTGGTCGTCAGCCGTTTACCCTGGTCTCGACGGATGTCTCGATCTGCGGCGACTGTCTGCGAGAACTGAGAGATCCGGCAATGACCGTAACGCATGTCATGAAGCGGGACGCCCTTAAATAATAAAAGGAAAGGGGGTAAAAAGGACAGGAACCAAGAGGAAGATTTTGATCGCTTAAGAAAGGAGGAAGGAAAAAAATATGGATGTCACCAGAAGGGGTTTCTTGAAGATCTCTGGGGCAACGGCACTGGCCGGTGGCTTGGGTCTTGAAGGAATGCCCCGAGTAGCCCAGGCAAAACCCCAGAAAATCAAGTACACCAAAGAGACCACGACCATCTGTCCTTACTGCGCCGTCGGGTGCGGGATTATCGTGCATACCCAAGACGGCCAAGTTGTGAATACGGAGGGAGATCCCGACCATCCTATCAACCAGGGTTCCCTATGCCCCAAAGGATCTTCGCTCTACCAGCTATCGGATAATGCCAATCGCTTGACTAAGCCTTTATACCGGGCTCCGAACACCAAAGAGTGGAAGGAAGTCACCTGGGAATGGGCTCTGGACAAAATTGCTGAGAATATCAAGAGAGACCGCGATGCCTCCTTCATGCAGAAGAACGAAAAAGGCGAGGTGGTCAACCGTACCGATGCTATCGCCTCGGTGGGCAGCGCGGCCCTGGATAACGAAGAATGCTACGTCTACCAAAAATTCCTCCGCGGTCTGGGCCTGGTGTACATCGAGCACCAGGCAAGGATATGACACTCCCCCACGGTAGCGGCTCTGGGAGAGTCGTTCGGACGGGGAGCGATGACCAATCACTGGAACGATCTTCAGAACGCGGACGTGATCCTGATCATGGGGTCAAACGCCGCGTCCAATCATCCCATTTCTTTCAAATGGATTAACAAGGCCATGGATCGAGGGGCCAAGCTGATCAGCGTGGACCCGCGCTTCACCAACACTTCAGCCAAAGCCCATATTTTCGCCCGCCTGCGTTCGGGCACGGACATCGCCTTCCTGGGCGGGATGATCAAGTATATCCAGGAAAACGACCTGATCCAGAAGGAGTACGTGGTGGAGTACACCAACGCCTCCTTCCTGATCGACGAAAAGTTCGATTTCAAGGACGGGCTTTTCAGTGGTTATGATGCCAAAGGACGGAAGTATGACAAGGCCACCTGGAAGTATCAGGTGGACGCCAATGGGATTCCCAAGATGGATAAAACTCTGCAGAATCCCAATAGCGTCTTCCAGCTGCTGAAGAAGCACTATTCCCGTTACAATCTGGATATCGTTTCCAAGATCACCGGGACTCCCAAGGATGACCTGTTGAAGGTCTATAAGGCTTACACCGAAACCAGCAAGCCGGATAAAGTGGGAACCATCATGTATGCCATGGGCTGGACCCAGCACACGGTGGGAACGCAGAATATTCGCACCATGTCCATCATTCAATTGCTCCTCGGCAATATGGGAATGGCCGGTGGGGGGGTCAACGCCCTGCGGGGAGAGTCCAACGTCCAGGGCTCCACGGACCACGGGCTGCTCTTCCATATCCTGACCGGGTACAACCCCGCGCCCCGAGCCTCGGATAAGATGCTGAAAGATTACAACGAAAAGTATACACCTCAAACCAAAGATCCTAAGAGTTTCAACTGGTGGAAGAACCGGCCCAAGTACATCATCAGCTTCCTAAAAGCCATGTACGGCGCCAACGCCACCCCGGAAAACGACTTCGGGTACACCTGGCTGCCCAAACTTGACGATACGCAGAATGCCTCCTGGCTCATGCTCTTTGACCAGATGGCCAAGGGTAAGTTCAAAGGCTTCTTCGCCTGGGGCCAAAACCCGGCTTGCTCCGGCGCCAATGCCGGCAAGGTGCGTAAAGCCATGGAGAACCTGGATTGGATGGTCAACGTGAATCTCTTCGACAATGAGACCGGATCCTTCTGGAAAGGCCCGGGGAAAGACCCTTCCAAGATCAAGACCGAAGTCTTTATGCTGCCCTGCGCCGCTTCCTTTGAGAAGGAAGGGTCTATCTCCAACTCGGGTCGCTGGATGCAGTGGCGGTATAAAGCGGTTAATCCTCCGGGGCAGGCTAAATCAGACCTGGATATTATGCACGAGCTCTGTATTAAAGTTCGCAAGCTTTACAAGGAGAAAGGGGGTACTTTCCCCGAGCCCATCCTGAACCTTTCCTGGAACTACGGCCCCAAAGGGCCAGATGGGACGATCAAACATCCCGATCCCCACTACGTAGCCAAAGAGATCAACGGCTATACGGCTAAGGACATCGAGGTGGAAGACCCGAAGACCAAGGTGAAGACCATTATCGCCAAGGCCGGGGAGCAGCTGGGGAGCTTTGCTTTTCTCCAGGACGATGGATCCACCACCTGCGGCAACTGGCTCTACTGCGCCTCTTACACCCAGGGGGGGAATATGGCCGCCCGCCGCGGCAAAGCCGACCCAACGGGCATCGGACTATACCCCGGTTGGGCCTGGTGCTGGCCGGTCAACCGCCGGATCATCTACAATCGCGCCTCGGTGAACTGGGAAGGAAAACCCTGGGATCCCAAGCGGGCTGTAATCTGGTGGGATGGAACCAAATGGCAGGGAGATGTGCCTGATGGGCCGCCACCTCCTGGAGCGATCTATCCTTTCATTATGTTACCGGAAGGCC
Coding sequences:
- a CDS encoding hydrogenase small subunit produces the protein MGKKDEVSKQFLDALEFRGIKRRDFLKYCGATAALIGLSELYVPKIAAALEKASKRQPVVWLNFASDTGCTEAFIKASYPSAAEVILDILSVDYNETIMAAAGKQVEEILATSKKAGGYILLVEGGIPTKKGHGMMGGKEMLDVLKEMAGPAVAVVAMGSCATDGGIPAAKPNPSQIIGVTEALKKVNISKPIINLDLCPVNPEYLVGVVVNFLLLGKLPELDSFGRPKMFYGQTIHDNCERRAHFDAGRFVEKFGSQEEALSYCLYKVGCKGPMTYSACPKIQFNARTSWCIKAGGPCIGCAERGWTDKFAGFYEPLPGVKIPGLGGVEAGADKLGAVAAVATAAGIAIHAAITAASGRTKGKNGGEK
- a CDS encoding nickel-dependent hydrogenase large subunit, with product MARITIDPLTRIEGHLKIDVEIEGGKVKDAWTTGTLFRGFEIILHGRDPRDAWHITQRICGVCPTSHGHASSMSMDDAFKVKPPDNGRIIRNIIEGAQFVHSHILWFYHLNALDYVDVVSALKAQPKEASLKKVQKKLKSFVESGQLGPFANAYWGHPAYKLPADVNLLAVAHYLEALEMQAKAAQVSALFGGRMPMTMTSPPGGVTHVPTVDDLKNYLYRVKELQDWIDNVFITDVLAIAPFYLDYAAVGKGPANFLSWGGFEDASFDPKKRLLPRGVLYASDFPKVHEAKPEDVMEHTMHGWYKNAKPLNPSVGVTDPEYSGYDPNKKYTWAKAPRLKNKPMEVGALARMLVAYASGQPTATKMINSTLAAIGHANKPEVLLGVIGRIAARALECKMVADSMFQWGLDIAENIKKGNAAVYKEYTIPDKAQGIGLWEAPRGALGHWIDVDGKKIKNYQCVVPTTWNCSPRDDSGVRGPIEDALIGTKVVNAEKPLEILRVVHSFDPCLACTVHVIHPESNRIMDFKVS
- the cybH gene encoding Ni/Fe-hydrogenase, b-type cytochrome subunit, with amino-acid sequence MEKEKVREWSLGYLLDHWTRVVAIVVLIFTGFYIHWPFIAGGPESFIMAWMRFFHFVAAYALILGLVVRVYMAFRSTFDSDWKDFGIIQNIKNVPDILSYYLFINKSHKDYRKYNPLQALAYLFLGVVIVFSALTGLAVYHGNLFGFIPAPDSFRWVSTMLGGESYTRIWHILTMWVFIIFVLVHVYLSLMASLVNKDNTFTSIFTGFKLKKH
- a CDS encoding HyaD/HybD family hydrogenase maturation endopeptidase — translated: MVSDEQLRGGVNAPPRNVLILGVGNLLLTDDGFGVHVINALKNTAFPENITLLEAGTVSHQLIPMLREIDVLIVVDVVEAGDTPGSIFKFSPDDLQFKSEQKFSLHQISLIDVLHMAEMTGGKPKTIIIAVQPKDVSSWSLELSNEVRAVIPKVVELIFEELKKEQALPA
- the hypC gene encoding HypC/HybG/HupF family hydrogenase formation chaperone, whose translation is MCLAIPARVISMDDLIATIDVYGARRQVSLMLLPEEPRIGDYVLVHAGFAIKKIEKERVESGEIMHEASIALSILDIVQSKCLEEGYNSVDSIRVRIGKAAGILPDALVFAFDAAKIDSIANNAKLEIESVSVGGTCNDCKKAFNAAEGAQFMFACPHCGSKSFEITSGREMEIVHMEANV
- a CDS encoding acylphosphatase, coding for MGQMALRAQIIVKGIVQGVGFRPFVYNLAGSLDLKGYVTNTSEGVFIDVEGTGISEFIRRLKNEAPPLSQITEVSVNPHPFHGFSDFSIHKSTDQAGRQPFTLVSTDVSICGDCLRELRDPAMTVTHVMKRDALK
- the fdnG gene encoding formate dehydrogenase-N subunit alpha, translating into MDVTRRGFLKISGATALAGGLGLEGMPRVAQAKPQKIKYTKETTTICPYCAVGCGIIVHTQDGQVVNTEGDPDHPINQGSLCPKGSSLYQLSDNANRLTKPLYRAPNTKEWKEVTWEWALDKIAENIKRDRDASFMQKNEKGEVVNRTDAIASVGSAALDNEECYVYQKFLRGLGLVYIEHQARIUHSPTVAALGESFGRGAMTNHWNDLQNADVILIMGSNAASNHPISFKWINKAMDRGAKLISVDPRFTNTSAKAHIFARLRSGTDIAFLGGMIKYIQENDLIQKEYVVEYTNASFLIDEKFDFKDGLFSGYDAKGRKYDKATWKYQVDANGIPKMDKTLQNPNSVFQLLKKHYSRYNLDIVSKITGTPKDDLLKVYKAYTETSKPDKVGTIMYAMGWTQHTVGTQNIRTMSIIQLLLGNMGMAGGGVNALRGESNVQGSTDHGLLFHILTGYNPAPRASDKMLKDYNEKYTPQTKDPKSFNWWKNRPKYIISFLKAMYGANATPENDFGYTWLPKLDDTQNASWLMLFDQMAKGKFKGFFAWGQNPACSGANAGKVRKAMENLDWMVNVNLFDNETGSFWKGPGKDPSKIKTEVFMLPCAASFEKEGSISNSGRWMQWRYKAVNPPGQAKSDLDIMHELCIKVRKLYKEKGGTFPEPILNLSWNYGPKGPDGTIKHPDPHYVAKEINGYTAKDIEVEDPKTKVKTIIAKAGEQLGSFAFLQDDGSTTCGNWLYCASYTQGGNMAARRGKADPTGIGLYPGWAWCWPVNRRIIYNRASVNWEGKPWDPKRAVIWWDGTKWQGDVPDGPPPPGAIYPFIMLPEGHARLFGLGMVEGPFPEHYEPLECPIEKNLMSSQKFNPAAKIFGESGIGAGADKFLSCDPRFPLVCTTYRVTEHWQTGVMTRWTPWLIELEPQMFVEMSKELAKDKGIRNGERVVVKSARGEVDAKAIVTDRFKPFKIADQTVHQVGIPWHFGWVTPPDGGDSANLLTPTIGDANTMIPESKAFMVNVEKKGGK